A stretch of the Planctomycetota bacterium genome encodes the following:
- a CDS encoding prepilin-type N-terminal cleavage/methylation domain-containing protein, with amino-acid sequence MQSRGERAFTLIELLVVIAIIALLLGILLPSLGGAREAAKKVQCQSQMKQIYTAWFGYATDNDEYHHGSRQNFSSRMVQLDSDRNYLLPYYEDWDASLPLGRGSYWGALYDSYLGVDIKREFFEREVGIGNRTLLPGWEVWACPAAREIDQYTPAGRDQPGQFEFATMCFNGVFLDRAQPRSGSAFFKPGNDYNAGRPKRITTVQYPSNTIVFQDGYEQMLDGNGDTLNDLRQHGDRENAEYFRHGGGCNTCWLDGSIREIAQAEMDDTLPWYRGQYEPEDTRGGGRPR; translated from the coding sequence ATGCAGAGCCGCGGGGAACGTGCATTCACGCTCATCGAATTGCTCGTGGTCATCGCGATCATCGCGCTGCTCCTCGGCATCCTGCTGCCGTCGCTGGGCGGTGCGCGCGAGGCCGCCAAGAAGGTGCAGTGCCAGAGCCAGATGAAGCAGATCTACACCGCTTGGTTCGGCTACGCCACCGACAACGACGAGTACCACCACGGAAGCCGCCAGAACTTCTCCTCACGCATGGTGCAGCTCGACTCGGATCGAAACTATCTGCTGCCCTACTACGAGGACTGGGATGCCTCGCTGCCGCTCGGCCGGGGGAGCTACTGGGGCGCCCTGTACGACAGCTACCTCGGCGTCGACATCAAGCGCGAGTTCTTCGAGCGCGAGGTGGGCATCGGCAATCGCACGCTGCTGCCCGGCTGGGAAGTCTGGGCGTGCCCCGCCGCCCGTGAGATCGATCAGTACACCCCGGCGGGCCGGGACCAGCCGGGCCAGTTCGAGTTCGCCACCATGTGCTTCAACGGCGTGTTCCTGGATCGTGCGCAGCCCCGCAGCGGCAGCGCCTTCTTCAAGCCGGGCAACGACTACAACGCCGGGCGGCCCAAGCGCATCACCACCGTGCAGTACCCCAGCAACACCATCGTCTTCCAGGACGGCTACGAGCAGATGCTCGACGGCAACGGCGACACGCTCAACGACCTGCGGCAGCACGGCGACCGGGAGAACGCCGAGTACTTCCGCCACGGCGGGGGCTGCAACACCTGCTGGCTCGACGGCAGCATCCGAGAGATCGCCCAGGCCGAGATGGACGACACCCTCCCTTGGTACCGCGGCCAGTACGAGCCCGAGGACACCCGGGGCGGCGGCCGACCCCGGTAA
- a CDS encoding prepilin-type N-terminal cleavage/methylation domain-containing protein — MPSRKTATSRAFTLIELLVVIAIIALLIGILLPSLGGAREAAKKVQCQSQMKQIYTAWFGYATDNDEYHHGSRQNFSSRMIERGRPSRNVLLPYYEDWDPTLPGGEGTYWGALYDDYLGVQTNERFFDPEVGIGARTQLSGWDVWACPSADLIDRYTRAGRGSEGNFDFATFCFNGVFRDTLGASDSAFFKTGGYNNPRPKRITTVQYPSTTIVFQDGYEQMLDGNGDTLNDLFQHGDKENAEYFRHGGGCNTCWLDGSIREIVQAEIDDTLPWYRGEFEPERRGGRPR; from the coding sequence ATGCCGAGCCGCAAGACTGCAACGAGCCGCGCGTTCACGCTCATCGAGCTCCTGGTCGTCATCGCGATCATCGCGCTGCTGATTGGCATCCTGCTGCCGTCCCTTGGTGGCGCGCGCGAAGCCGCCAAGAAGGTGCAGTGCCAGAGCCAGATGAAGCAGATCTACACCGCTTGGTTCGGCTACGCCACCGACAACGACGAGTACCACCACGGAAGCCGCCAGAACTTCTCCTCACGCATGATCGAGCGTGGCCGGCCCAGCCGCAACGTGCTGCTGCCCTACTACGAGGACTGGGACCCCACCCTGCCGGGCGGCGAGGGGACCTACTGGGGGGCGCTCTACGACGATTACCTCGGCGTCCAGACTAACGAGCGGTTCTTCGACCCCGAGGTGGGCATCGGCGCCCGCACGCAGCTCTCGGGCTGGGACGTCTGGGCCTGCCCATCCGCCGACTTGATCGACCGCTACACCCGTGCGGGGCGCGGCTCGGAGGGCAACTTCGACTTCGCGACCTTCTGCTTTAATGGCGTCTTCCGCGACACGCTGGGCGCCAGCGATAGCGCGTTCTTCAAGACCGGCGGATACAACAATCCACGGCCCAAGCGGATCACGACGGTCCAGTACCCGAGCACGACCATCGTCTTCCAGGACGGCTACGAGCAGATGCTCGACGGCAACGGCGACACGCTCAACGATCTCTTCCAGCACGGCGACAAGGAGAACGCCGAGTACTTCCGCCACGGCGGGGGCTGCAACACCTGCTGGCTCGACGGCAGCATCCGAGAGATCGTGCAGGCCGAGATCGACGACACGCTGCCGTGGTACCGCGGCGAGTTCGAGCCCGAGCGCCGCGGCGGCCGGCCCCGCTAA
- a CDS encoding DUF899 family protein — translation MAEQQSIDTIQGLFQKVADARAELQAAVHQAHGSDVPRDYAFGTGEGEVTLSELFGGHDDLLVIHNMGRSCSYCSLWADGLASLHPKITERASIALSSPDAPDVQAEVAQRRGWPYRMVSVAGNTFAEDMGFKSERGYLPGVSAFHKNEDGSITRSGSAYFGPGDDFCAIWPLFDLLEGGAKGWEPR, via the coding sequence ATGGCCGAGCAGCAATCGATCGACACGATCCAGGGCCTGTTCCAGAAGGTCGCCGATGCGAGGGCCGAACTCCAGGCCGCCGTCCACCAGGCCCACGGCTCCGACGTGCCCCGGGACTACGCGTTCGGGACCGGCGAGGGCGAGGTGACGCTCTCCGAGCTCTTCGGCGGGCACGACGACCTGCTGGTCATCCACAACATGGGCCGCTCGTGCAGCTACTGCAGCCTGTGGGCCGACGGCCTCGCGAGCCTGCACCCCAAGATCACCGAGCGAGCATCGATCGCCCTCTCCAGTCCCGACGCGCCCGACGTGCAGGCCGAGGTCGCCCAGCGGCGGGGCTGGCCCTACCGCATGGTCTCGGTCGCGGGCAACACCTTCGCCGAGGACATGGGCTTCAAGAGCGAGCGTGGCTACCTGCCGGGTGTGTCGGCCTTCCACAAGAACGAGGACGGCTCGATCACGCGGAGCGGGTCGGCCTACTTCGGCCCGGGTGACGACTTCTGCGCCATATGGCCGCTGTTCGACCTACTCGAGGGTGGCGCGAAGGGCTGGGAGCCCCGCTAG
- a CDS encoding DUF58 domain-containing protein, translating to MADAQPTPTEAQAAADRSTDRAADRAVDATLYLHPSTLSRLGTLELRAKMIVEGVMSGAHRSPYQGISVEFAQHRQYVAGDDLRHLDWKVYGRSDKLYLKQYQQETNLDLVVLVDASGSMAYGSRLFSDAAASGESTGPTGSTIWRKYDHATALAAALSYITLQQGDRVGLFTFADSVLTAVARSSSQGSWRRIVQALSQTPVDRPTELGRVVDQVLGKLNNRCLLVVISDFFADLETLRAACARVKHRGHDLIAFQVLDREETEFDFKDAAPFDGLEGEERLRIDPRAIRSAYLEALGQHNAAVEKGVRRVGFDYHSLGTHDWLGPPLAHFVARRQALLKRSKLG from the coding sequence GTGGCGGACGCCCAGCCCACCCCGACCGAGGCCCAAGCGGCCGCCGATCGATCGACGGATCGGGCGGCGGACCGCGCCGTCGACGCCACGCTCTACCTGCACCCCTCGACGCTGTCCCGCCTGGGCACGCTGGAGCTGCGGGCCAAGATGATCGTCGAGGGCGTCATGAGTGGCGCCCACCGCAGCCCCTACCAGGGCATCAGCGTCGAATTCGCCCAGCACCGCCAGTACGTCGCCGGCGACGACCTCCGCCACCTCGATTGGAAGGTCTACGGCCGCAGCGACAAGCTCTACCTCAAGCAGTACCAGCAGGAGACCAACCTCGACCTGGTGGTGCTGGTCGATGCCTCGGGCTCGATGGCCTACGGCTCGCGGCTGTTCTCCGACGCGGCGGCGTCGGGCGAGTCCACGGGCCCGACCGGCAGCACCATCTGGCGGAAGTACGACCACGCCACGGCGCTGGCGGCGGCGTTGTCGTACATCACGCTGCAGCAGGGCGACCGCGTGGGGCTGTTCACCTTCGCGGATTCGGTGCTGACCGCCGTCGCACGATCGAGCAGCCAGGGCAGCTGGCGGCGGATCGTGCAGGCGCTGTCACAGACGCCCGTCGACCGGCCGACCGAGCTGGGCCGCGTGGTCGACCAGGTGCTGGGCAAGCTCAACAACCGCTGCCTCCTGGTGGTCATCAGCGACTTCTTCGCCGACCTCGAGACGCTCCGGGCGGCGTGCGCCCGGGTGAAGCACCGCGGACACGACCTGATCGCCTTCCAGGTGCTCGACCGCGAGGAGACCGAGTTCGACTTCAAGGACGCCGCGCCCTTCGACGGCCTGGAGGGCGAGGAGCGGCTGCGGATCGATCCGCGGGCGATCCGCAGCGCCTACCTCGAGGCGCTCGGCCAGCACAACGCCGCCGTCGAGAAGGGCGTCCGCCGCGTGGGCTTCGACTATCACAGCCTGGGCACGCACGACTGGCTCGGTCCTCCGCTGGCCCACTTCGTGGCCCGCCGGCAGGCGCTGCTGAAGCGGAGCAAGCTCGGGTGA